From Streptomyces sp. TLI_235, a single genomic window includes:
- a CDS encoding pyruvate dehydrogenase E1 component alpha subunit — translation MTVLDHRHQAAAVPGWMPGATAPRTDPAPLLPDDSPFRVLGTPALDKTDPALLRELYRRLVVGRRYNQQATTLTKQGRLAVYPATTGQEACEVAAAMALQDRDWLFPSYRDTLAVVARGVDPLEALTLLRGNAHTGYDPRATRTAPLSTPLATQAPHAVGLAHAARLAGDPVVALAMLGDGGTSEGDFHEALNFAAVLHAPVVFLVQNNGYAISVPLTQQSAAPTLAHKAVGYGMPGRLVDGNDAPAVHAVLTEAFERARSGGGPTLVEALTYRVEAHTNADDATRYRTDDEVAAWREHDPILLMERHLRPLGILDDTLVQEAADEAEALAARMRAEFHEDPQLDPMSLFAHVYAEPTQQLREQAAQLAAELAAEAEVHH, via the coding sequence ATGACCGTTCTCGACCACCGACACCAGGCGGCCGCGGTACCCGGCTGGATGCCCGGCGCCACTGCCCCGCGGACCGACCCCGCCCCGCTGCTGCCGGACGACTCCCCCTTCCGCGTCCTGGGCACCCCGGCCCTGGACAAGACCGACCCGGCGCTGCTCCGCGAGCTGTACCGCCGGCTGGTCGTCGGACGCCGCTACAACCAGCAGGCCACCACCCTCACCAAGCAGGGCCGCCTCGCCGTCTACCCGGCCACCACCGGCCAGGAGGCCTGCGAGGTCGCCGCCGCGATGGCCCTGCAGGACCGCGACTGGCTGTTCCCCAGCTACCGCGACACCCTCGCCGTCGTCGCCCGCGGCGTCGACCCGCTCGAGGCCCTCACCCTGCTGCGCGGCAACGCCCACACCGGCTACGACCCGCGCGCCACCCGCACCGCCCCGCTCAGCACCCCGCTCGCCACCCAGGCCCCGCACGCGGTGGGCCTCGCGCACGCCGCCCGGCTGGCCGGCGACCCCGTCGTCGCCCTCGCCATGCTCGGCGACGGCGGCACCAGCGAGGGCGACTTCCACGAGGCGCTGAACTTCGCCGCGGTGCTTCACGCCCCGGTCGTCTTCCTCGTCCAGAACAACGGCTACGCGATCTCCGTGCCGCTCACCCAGCAGTCCGCCGCGCCGACCCTGGCCCACAAGGCGGTCGGCTACGGCATGCCCGGCCGGCTGGTCGACGGCAACGACGCCCCCGCCGTGCACGCCGTCCTCACCGAGGCCTTCGAGCGGGCCCGCAGCGGCGGCGGCCCCACCCTCGTCGAGGCGCTCACCTACCGCGTCGAGGCGCACACCAACGCCGACGACGCGACCCGGTACCGCACGGACGACGAGGTCGCCGCCTGGCGCGAGCACGACCCGATCCTGTTGATGGAGCGCCACCTGCGCCCGCTCGGCATCCTCGACGACACCCTCGTCCAGGAGGCCGCCGACGAGGCCGAGGCGCTCGCGGCCCGGATGCGCGCCGAGTTCCACGAGGACCCGCAGCTCGACCCGATGTCGCTCTTCGCCCACGTCTACGCCGAGCCCACGCAGCAGCTGCGCGAGCAGGCCGCCCAGCTCGCCGCCGAACTGGCCGCCGAGGCCGAGGTGCACCACTGA
- a CDS encoding AsnC family transcriptional regulator — protein MSAEQTSRLDRVDRAILRLLQQDGRASIRSVAERVHVSRANAYARISRMVEEGVIRGFTARVDHEKSGQGAAAYITLKIVQNSWRSIREQLLELPGVAHIALVGGEYDVLMLVHTADNRALRELVLNRIQAIPDVLGTQTMLVFEETDQVPPDA, from the coding sequence ATGTCGGCTGAACAGACGTCCAGGCTCGACCGTGTCGACCGTGCGATCCTGCGGCTGCTGCAGCAGGACGGCCGCGCTTCGATCCGCTCGGTGGCCGAGCGGGTGCACGTCTCCCGGGCCAACGCGTACGCCCGGATCTCCAGGATGGTCGAGGAGGGCGTGATCCGCGGGTTCACCGCGCGGGTGGACCACGAGAAGTCCGGCCAGGGCGCCGCCGCGTACATCACGCTGAAGATCGTCCAGAACTCCTGGCGGTCGATCCGCGAGCAGTTGCTGGAGCTGCCGGGGGTGGCGCACATCGCGCTGGTCGGCGGCGAGTACGACGTGCTGATGCTGGTGCACACCGCGGACAACCGGGCGCTGCGGGAGCTCGTGCTCAACCGCATCCAGGCGATCCCGGACGTGCTGGGCACCCAGACGATGCTGGTGTTCGAGGAGACCGACCAGGTGCCGCCGGACGCGTGA
- a CDS encoding TetR family transcriptional regulator, producing MSKEIQKDQFRISGSFTSPEKWTLGGPEGAEHRNFGQPGEPRAERDSAVARAARRGHPGLRRPRADGDTRAHGREHPRTAYTVDSLLAVTVKVFNERGYDGTSMEDLSRAAGISKSSIYHHVRGKEELLRLAVGRALDALFAILEEPAAVTGRPVDRLEHVVRRTAEVLLAELPYVTLLLRVRGNTVTEEWALERRRDFDHRVAELLRAAVTAGELRSDVEPRLATRLLFGMINSIAEWYRPGTRGADGVADAVAHLAFDGLRAR from the coding sequence GTGTCAAAGGAAATACAGAAGGACCAGTTCCGGATTTCCGGTTCGTTCACGTCCCCCGAGAAATGGACACTAGGCGGCCCGGAAGGGGCGGAACACAGGAATTTCGGCCAGCCTGGAGAACCCCGGGCGGAGCGTGATTCCGCGGTTGCCCGCGCGGCCCGCCGCGGCCACCCCGGGCTGAGGCGGCCCCGGGCCGACGGGGATACTCGTGCCCATGGCCGAGAACACCCCCGCACCGCCTACACCGTCGACTCGCTGCTCGCCGTGACGGTCAAGGTCTTCAACGAGCGCGGGTACGACGGCACCTCGATGGAGGACCTCTCCCGGGCGGCCGGGATCTCCAAGTCCTCGATCTACCACCACGTCCGCGGCAAGGAGGAACTGCTGCGGCTGGCCGTCGGGCGCGCCCTGGACGCCCTCTTCGCCATCCTGGAGGAGCCGGCCGCCGTGACGGGCCGGCCGGTGGACCGGCTGGAGCACGTGGTGCGCCGTACCGCCGAGGTGCTGCTCGCCGAACTCCCCTACGTGACCCTGCTGCTGCGGGTACGCGGCAACACCGTCACCGAGGAGTGGGCGCTGGAGCGCCGCCGCGACTTCGACCACCGGGTCGCCGAACTGCTCCGGGCCGCCGTCACCGCCGGCGAGCTGCGGTCGGACGTCGAGCCCCGGCTTGCCACCCGGCTGCTCTTCGGCATGATCAACTCCATCGCGGAGTGGTACCGCCCCGGCACCCGCGGCGCGGACGGCGTCGCCGACGCCGTCGCCCACCTCGCCTTCGACGGCCTGCGGGCCCGCTGA
- a CDS encoding ricin-type beta-trefoil lectin protein gives MTNWMRRAATLSVGLVLAGGAALATAPTASALVAGPLHPANSGKCLGVYGGSTDNGTDAVQWDCNGNADQRWSYSGVGGGYYTITNANSGKCLGIYGMDTKNGAVAVQWDCNGNADQQWYIDSVGNGAAHLINRNSGKCLGIYGASTANGTLAVQWDCNGNSDQRWYS, from the coding sequence ATGACGAACTGGATGCGGCGTGCCGCCACCCTCTCGGTCGGCCTGGTGCTCGCCGGCGGCGCCGCCCTGGCGACCGCCCCGACCGCCTCCGCCCTGGTCGCCGGCCCGCTGCACCCCGCCAACTCCGGCAAGTGCCTCGGCGTCTACGGGGGATCCACCGACAACGGCACGGACGCCGTGCAGTGGGACTGCAACGGCAACGCCGACCAGCGCTGGAGCTACTCCGGTGTCGGCGGCGGCTACTACACCATCACCAACGCGAATTCCGGCAAGTGCCTCGGCATCTACGGCATGGACACGAAGAACGGCGCCGTGGCGGTCCAGTGGGACTGCAACGGCAACGCCGACCAGCAGTGGTACATCGACTCGGTGGGCAACGGCGCCGCCCACCTGATCAACCGCAACTCCGGCAAGTGCCTCGGCATCTACGGGGCGAGCACGGCGAACGGCACGCTCGCCGTGCAGTGGGACTGCAACGGGAACAGCGACCAGCGCTGGTACTCCTGA